The Fortiea contorta PCC 7126 genome has a segment encoding these proteins:
- a CDS encoding mercuric reductase, protein MNNSEFTRVTVRPADEYNQQLVSQVHPPNWVNPQPADIYDLVVIGAGTAGLVVAAGAAGLDLGLKVALIEKHLMGGDCLNVGCVPSKTIIRSARVVGEMWKAKDLGINVPKHIDVDFSAVMARMRQIRAGISHHDSAERFASLGVDVFLGNGRFASQNTVEVGEQTLRFKKAVIATGARAAQPAIPGIEQAGYLTNESVFSLIQKPEHLAVIGGGPIGCELAQTFRRLGSEVILFHTGAHILNKEDAEAAEILQKVLVAEGIRLVLNSRLEEVVTVTEGKRLYFSVNGHRDSVTVDEILVGAGRVPNVAGLNLEAVKVEYDERRGVKVNDYLQTTNPKIYAAGDICMDWKFTHAADAAARIVIKNTLFSPFGWGRAKLSHLVMPWVTYTDPEIAHVGIDESQGQKLGIKINTIKIPFSSVDRAIADSEVSGFLKIHHQQGSDEILGATIVASHAGEMISEITTAIVNKVGLNKLSTVIHPYPTQAEAIKKAADAYRRTLLTSRTKKLLKFLTKFS, encoded by the coding sequence ATGAACAACTCAGAATTTACCAGAGTCACTGTTCGCCCTGCAGATGAATATAATCAACAGTTGGTATCTCAAGTTCATCCGCCAAATTGGGTCAACCCCCAACCTGCAGATATTTACGACTTGGTAGTCATTGGTGCTGGGACAGCAGGATTAGTCGTAGCTGCGGGTGCTGCTGGTTTAGATTTGGGTTTGAAGGTGGCGTTAATTGAAAAGCATCTCATGGGTGGGGATTGTTTGAATGTAGGCTGTGTTCCTTCCAAAACCATCATCCGCTCTGCTCGTGTGGTGGGTGAGATGTGGAAGGCTAAAGATTTAGGTATTAATGTTCCCAAACATATCGATGTTGATTTTTCTGCAGTTATGGCGAGGATGCGTCAAATCCGCGCGGGTATCAGCCATCACGATTCGGCGGAACGTTTCGCATCCTTGGGGGTTGATGTTTTTTTGGGTAACGGTCGATTTGCGAGTCAAAATACTGTAGAAGTTGGTGAGCAAACTCTGCGGTTTAAAAAAGCCGTTATCGCTACTGGCGCTAGAGCCGCACAACCAGCAATTCCGGGAATCGAGCAGGCTGGTTATTTGACTAACGAGTCAGTATTTTCCCTGATTCAAAAACCGGAACATTTGGCGGTGATTGGTGGAGGCCCCATCGGTTGTGAGTTAGCGCAAACTTTTCGGCGCTTGGGTTCTGAGGTGATACTTTTTCACACAGGTGCTCACATTTTGAATAAAGAAGATGCTGAAGCTGCGGAAATTTTGCAAAAAGTCTTGGTTGCGGAAGGAATTCGTTTGGTGTTGAATTCGCGGTTAGAGGAAGTGGTCACTGTCACGGAAGGGAAACGACTTTATTTTTCTGTGAATGGTCATCGAGATTCTGTGACTGTGGATGAAATTTTAGTGGGTGCGGGGCGTGTTCCCAATGTCGCAGGTCTAAATTTAGAAGCAGTCAAGGTAGAATACGACGAACGGCGAGGGGTGAAAGTTAATGATTACTTGCAAACAACAAACCCGAAAATCTATGCAGCTGGGGATATTTGCATGGATTGGAAATTTACCCACGCGGCTGATGCTGCAGCCAGAATAGTGATTAAAAATACCTTATTTTCTCCCTTCGGCTGGGGACGTGCTAAATTGAGTCATCTCGTCATGCCTTGGGTAACGTACACTGACCCAGAAATTGCCCATGTAGGCATTGATGAATCTCAAGGGCAAAAGTTAGGCATAAAGATCAATACAATTAAGATTCCTTTTAGTAGTGTAGATCGAGCGATCGCTGATAGTGAAGTATCAGGATTTCTGAAAATTCACCATCAACAAGGGTCTGACGAAATTCTCGGCGCGACTATTGTTGCTAGTCACGCTGGGGAAATGATTTCGGAGATAACGACAGCAATTGTGAATAAAGTTGGTCTCAACAAACTCAGCACTGTTATCCATCCCTACCCCACGCAAGCCGAAGCAATCAAAAAAGCCGCAGACGCCTATCGTCGTACCCTACTCACATCCAGAACCAA
- a CDS encoding TVP38/TMEM64 family protein, with the protein MTAITKNKQFLRLFSYSVGLLIFSIAFFLNTDTALAQTAAPTLNPQAILRDALQWIDSLDAVGIVAFIVLYIIAAIAFLPGSILTLGAGVVFGIIWGSIYVFIGATLGATAAFLIGRYLARNWVAGKIANNPKFAAIDQAVGREGLKIVLLTRLSPIFPFNLLNYAFGITGVSLQDYFIGSVGMIPGTIMYVYIGSLAGNLARIGTEAQPTNPTIQWAIRILGLLSTVAVTVFVTRLAQKALAAEVMKNS; encoded by the coding sequence ATGACAGCAATAACCAAAAATAAACAATTTTTGAGATTATTTTCTTATAGTGTGGGATTGCTAATTTTTAGTATTGCCTTTTTCTTAAACACAGACACCGCTCTAGCGCAAACAGCAGCCCCAACTTTAAATCCCCAAGCAATTTTACGAGATGCTTTGCAGTGGATTGATAGCCTTGATGCTGTAGGAATAGTGGCTTTTATTGTACTTTATATAATTGCAGCGATCGCTTTTTTACCAGGTTCAATTCTTACCTTGGGGGCTGGTGTTGTTTTTGGGATAATTTGGGGTTCCATTTATGTCTTTATTGGCGCAACTTTAGGAGCTACCGCTGCTTTCCTGATTGGACGTTATTTAGCGAGAAATTGGGTAGCAGGGAAAATAGCCAACAACCCAAAATTTGCTGCTATTGACCAAGCTGTCGGTAGGGAAGGATTAAAAATCGTGCTATTGACACGCCTTTCTCCGATATTTCCTTTCAATTTATTAAACTATGCTTTTGGCATCACCGGCGTTTCTCTGCAAGATTACTTTATCGGTTCTGTGGGCATGATTCCCGGAACTATCATGTACGTTTATATTGGTTCCTTAGCTGGAAATCTTGCCCGAATCGGCACTGAAGCTCAGCCTACAAACCCTACCATACAATGGGCAATTCGCATCCTTGGCTTGCTCTCCACAGTAGCTGTCACGGTATTCGTCACCCGTCTAGCACAAAAAGCTCTAGCCGCAGAAGTGATGAAAAACTCCTAG
- a CDS encoding TVP38/TMEM64 family protein has product MTKKLQTKFKLLFCSCLLAIIIIASKQFNFQELFQNLFLWVESLGSFGPIAFIAIYNLATLLFIPGSLLTLKGGCLFGVIYGSIYVLIAAFIGATLAFLIGRYLSRDWVSQQLEKHPKFKAIDQAVAKEGWKIVLLTRLSPIFPFNLLNYAFGVTQVSLFDYILGSLGIIPGTIMYVYIGSLAGNLAMIHTNYRPTNPQTQFWEWIIQILGLIATVAVTIYITKIAQKSLNQSVETTNDSNNQK; this is encoded by the coding sequence ATGACCAAGAAATTACAGACAAAATTCAAACTTTTATTTTGCAGTTGTCTGCTTGCCATTATCATAATTGCTAGCAAACAATTCAACTTTCAAGAATTATTCCAAAATCTCTTTCTCTGGGTAGAAAGTCTTGGTTCCTTCGGTCCAATCGCTTTCATCGCCATTTATAATTTAGCCACCTTACTATTTATCCCCGGTTCACTCCTCACGTTGAAAGGTGGCTGTTTATTTGGTGTGATTTACGGCTCTATTTATGTATTAATCGCCGCCTTTATTGGTGCAACCTTAGCCTTTTTGATTGGTCGCTATCTATCCCGTGATTGGGTATCTCAACAATTAGAAAAACATCCTAAATTTAAAGCAATTGATCAAGCAGTCGCCAAAGAAGGATGGAAAATTGTATTGTTAACTCGCCTTTCTCCCATTTTTCCATTTAACTTATTAAATTACGCTTTCGGCGTTACCCAAGTATCCCTCTTTGACTATATATTAGGTTCCCTAGGCATTATTCCCGGCACAATCATGTATGTTTATATTGGTTCCTTAGCTGGTAACTTGGCGATGATTCACACCAACTATCGCCCAACTAATCCCCAAACTCAATTCTGGGAATGGATAATTCAAATTCTAGGATTAATTGCCACAGTTGCCGTAACAATATATATCACCAAAATTGCTCAAAAATCACTTAATCAAAGTGTAGAGACAACCAATGACAGCAATAACCAAAAATAA
- a CDS encoding TIGR04283 family arsenosugar biosynthesis glycosyltransferase yields MESARISIIIPTLNEAGNIQNAIASTQNGTNVEIIVVDGGSEDDTVKIVQSLGIPVITSPSNRAVQMNLGAIAATGEILLFLHADTQLPTQYDCLIRAALQPGIVAGAFSLQIDASPAAIRWIEWGVNWRSRFLQMPYGDQAIFLTKQIFQEIGTFPELPIMEDFELMRRLKSIGKITTLSVPVVTSARRWLQKGILSTTLLNQIVIIAYLLGISPQRIRRWYSREKFKERE; encoded by the coding sequence ATGGAAAGCGCTAGAATTTCAATCATTATTCCGACCTTAAACGAAGCCGGAAATATTCAAAACGCGATCGCCTCCACTCAAAATGGTACTAATGTAGAAATCATCGTAGTTGATGGTGGTTCAGAGGACGACACAGTTAAAATAGTCCAATCATTAGGGATACCAGTGATTACATCGCCTTCTAACCGTGCCGTGCAGATGAATTTAGGAGCGATCGCCGCTACGGGTGAAATTCTCTTATTTCTCCATGCAGATACACAACTACCAACCCAATATGATTGCTTGATTCGCGCCGCACTGCAACCAGGAATTGTCGCCGGCGCCTTTAGCTTGCAGATTGATGCATCACCTGCAGCCATCCGCTGGATAGAATGGGGGGTGAACTGGCGATCGCGCTTTTTGCAAATGCCCTACGGCGACCAAGCAATTTTTTTGACTAAACAAATCTTCCAGGAAATTGGTACATTTCCTGAGTTACCCATCATGGAAGACTTTGAACTCATGCGTCGATTAAAAAGCATTGGTAAAATAACTACTTTATCTGTGCCCGTTGTTACTTCAGCCCGGCGATGGTTGCAAAAAGGAATTTTATCCACCACACTATTAAATCAAATAGTCATCATTGCTTATTTACTCGGTATTTCACCACAGCGAATTCGCCGCTGGTATAGTCGAGAAAAATTTAAGGAAAGGGAATAG
- a CDS encoding sialidase family protein yields the protein MNSLLRQVRLAYSRSKARFLLLLGLTVVIILVWQFSRPLSEIFVQSSSVQSNPVPPSFKQSSFVQLQPKQSKSSPLFNWRNVNIQGMGYVTGLTIAPLSPHDVYVRTDVGGAYRFDVSRNVWLPLLDKFDTNFAKGGVGVESVAVDPQQAQRVYVAINRNYTTFKDKDGKNKYKYGAEVMVSENRGVTWTPTGLAPKNVFLGPNQVYRSDTGERIAIDPNKSGLIYFASRRDGLWKKDGQQDWSRVSGGLPNPSTLPEYKLPNGTDNPDVPGFTFVLFDKRSGKPNSISRVIYVGVHGSGVWSSANGGQSWTNIGGGVDPVRGAIATDGTLYVSFGTIAANGKPASGGVRKYTNNNWTDITPDGKDKVYAAVTVQADQPNTVMAIFDRYVYRSTNGGKNWNKQTLYMGAYDANEPQHPVNPSAPPYYQSYSATGAAAIAINPGNSKQVWWTNGWGVARTDDVTVSNPAYQWVMQNLEELDSNLVRVPPKPKAQGGADLLSAVQDKIGFRHVDRNQVPSINFHPVNIPINPAFKWANPNWRVYPVPFPHVAGATGMDYSYKNPDYAAFVGAHQWQFWPVYGMTKDNGKTWQAFESIPAEKLWKPDKSGLEEVIPIGGQIAMSPTNPQNMVWAPTWGGWPHYTTDGGKTWNLTINKDHPPQPKPYDPKNNDHTHYNVLPKAWANSISPWLSAYILASDRQDPQGKTFYYYDGWTFYYSKDGGANWQKGASGTLPQWLVRPAIVSNPTQAGDVWMSFARNPEDVNSNKLYRSTDGGKTFSAISTVDSCEFITFGKGDAEQKPYIYIFGRVGGAKKDTIYKSVDMAKTWIAISDPNTQSFPGLTYLEGDMRSLNLVYAAVSGRGIIAGEGGR from the coding sequence ATGAATTCGCTTCTTCGTCAAGTACGTTTAGCGTACTCCAGAAGCAAAGCCCGGTTTTTGCTGCTGCTGGGATTGACAGTAGTGATAATTTTGGTTTGGCAATTTTCTCGACCGCTGTCGGAAATTTTTGTTCAATCTAGCTCTGTACAGTCGAATCCTGTACCACCGAGCTTTAAACAGTCAAGTTTTGTGCAGTTACAGCCTAAACAGTCGAAGTCATCGCCGTTGTTCAACTGGCGCAATGTCAATATTCAAGGGATGGGTTATGTGACTGGTTTGACTATCGCGCCTTTATCTCCCCATGATGTTTATGTCCGTACTGATGTGGGTGGGGCGTATCGATTTGATGTTAGCAGGAATGTCTGGCTACCGCTGCTAGATAAATTTGATACTAATTTTGCTAAGGGGGGTGTTGGGGTTGAAAGTGTGGCTGTTGACCCGCAACAAGCACAGCGTGTCTATGTAGCCATCAACCGTAATTATACTACTTTTAAAGATAAGGACGGTAAAAATAAATATAAATATGGTGCGGAGGTGATGGTTTCCGAGAATCGGGGAGTAACTTGGACACCCACAGGTCTAGCGCCAAAAAACGTTTTTCTCGGCCCCAACCAAGTTTACCGTTCCGATACAGGTGAACGAATTGCCATCGATCCTAATAAATCTGGTTTAATATATTTTGCTTCTCGCCGCGACGGTTTATGGAAAAAAGACGGTCAACAAGACTGGAGTCGCGTTTCTGGGGGGCTACCTAATCCTAGTACTTTACCTGAATATAAACTGCCGAATGGTACTGATAATCCTGATGTGCCTGGTTTTACCTTTGTCTTGTTCGACAAACGCAGTGGTAAACCTAACAGCATTTCTCGGGTAATTTACGTAGGTGTGCATGGTAGCGGCGTTTGGAGTAGTGCTAATGGTGGGCAATCCTGGACTAATATTGGTGGTGGTGTAGATCCTGTGCGGGGTGCGATCGCTACTGATGGTACACTCTATGTTAGCTTTGGCACAATCGCTGCTAATGGGAAACCTGCGTCGGGAGGAGTTCGCAAATATACAAATAATAATTGGACTGATATTACCCCAGACGGCAAAGATAAAGTCTATGCAGCCGTGACTGTACAAGCAGACCAGCCGAATACAGTTATGGCTATTTTTGATAGATATGTGTATCGTTCCACAAATGGAGGTAAAAACTGGAACAAACAAACTCTCTATATGGGTGCCTACGACGCCAACGAACCACAACACCCGGTGAATCCTTCCGCACCTCCCTATTATCAATCTTACTCGGCGACGGGTGCAGCGGCGATCGCCATTAATCCCGGTAACTCCAAACAGGTATGGTGGACGAACGGTTGGGGTGTAGCGCGCACCGATGATGTCACCGTCTCCAACCCCGCTTATCAGTGGGTGATGCAAAATCTTGAAGAATTGGACTCCAACTTAGTCCGGGTTCCACCCAAACCCAAAGCCCAAGGAGGCGCAGACTTGTTAAGCGCAGTCCAAGATAAAATAGGTTTTCGCCATGTAGACCGCAACCAAGTCCCCAGTATCAACTTTCACCCAGTCAATATCCCCATTAACCCAGCCTTCAAATGGGCTAACCCTAATTGGCGAGTGTACCCGGTTCCATTTCCCCATGTTGCGGGAGCTACTGGGATGGATTACTCTTACAAAAACCCTGATTACGCTGCATTTGTCGGCGCTCATCAATGGCAATTTTGGCCAGTGTATGGGATGACTAAAGATAACGGTAAAACTTGGCAAGCTTTCGAGTCGATTCCTGCAGAAAAACTTTGGAAACCTGATAAGTCAGGTTTGGAAGAGGTGATACCAATTGGTGGTCAAATTGCTATGTCCCCTACAAATCCCCAAAATATGGTTTGGGCGCCCACATGGGGAGGTTGGCCGCATTATACCACAGACGGCGGGAAAACCTGGAATTTAACTATCAACAAAGACCATCCACCACAACCGAAACCATACGACCCCAAAAACAACGACCATACCCACTACAACGTTTTACCGAAAGCTTGGGCTAATAGTATTTCACCGTGGTTGAGTGCTTATATTTTGGCAAGCGATCGCCAAGATCCGCAAGGAAAAACATTCTACTACTACGACGGCTGGACATTCTACTACAGCAAAGACGGTGGTGCAAATTGGCAAAAAGGCGCTTCCGGGACACTTCCGCAATGGCTGGTGCGTCCGGCGATTGTCTCGAATCCTACCCAAGCGGGTGATGTATGGATGAGTTTTGCTCGCAATCCAGAGGATGTGAACTCTAATAAATTGTACCGTTCAACCGACGGCGGCAAAACTTTTAGTGCTATTTCTACGGTAGATAGTTGTGAATTTATCACCTTTGGCAAGGGAGATGCGGAACAAAAACCGTATATCTACATTTTTGGTCGCGTGGGTGGCGCGAAAAAAGATACGATATATAAGTCAGTGGATATGGCGAAAACTTGGATTGCTATTAGTGACCCGAATACACAGTCGTTTCCTGGACTGACTTATTTAGAAGGTGATATGCGATCGCTTAACTTAGTTTATGCTGCGGTATCAGGCCGGGGAATTATAGCCGGCGAGGGTGGGAGGTAG
- a CDS encoding glycosyltransferase family 4 protein, whose product MNRLLLITERFAPDVGGLASSATRLVTTLSQQGVEIDVVTWSRYLQPGEVLPREARGEKCGLYRIGLYRHWDMTMPHTLNLLEWLHSSRNYDAVWGHYLFPSGFLAVWFGALQGIVSTVSARGNDIDRAMFPPGDFARLRWTLENAQVITAVSADMSRKIQLLCGRDDVLVLKNAVDAAIFTPDANREITKESLGISPDEVVLGFCGELREKKGQQFLLNALTTVRQQRPACLLIIGEVRVSQESIFQQYKTQQPENAHRVIVTGHLAHPELVAEYLQLCDIYLQPSLWEGMPNALLEAMACGCCCIASDAGGIPEVILHGENGFILGRSQLHRLGEAVLECLAMSAEAKNLVKQAARDRILSQYSIDQEKLQLHALINRLIPNSP is encoded by the coding sequence ATGAATCGTCTGCTGTTAATTACAGAAAGATTCGCACCAGATGTGGGAGGTTTGGCTAGTAGTGCGACGCGATTGGTGACTACGTTATCTCAACAGGGTGTGGAGATTGATGTTGTCACCTGGAGTCGCTATTTACAACCGGGTGAAGTGTTACCACGGGAAGCGAGAGGAGAGAAGTGTGGGCTTTATCGCATTGGATTATACCGTCACTGGGATATGACGATGCCTCATACTTTAAATTTGCTGGAGTGGTTACACTCGTCTCGCAACTATGATGCGGTGTGGGGACATTATTTGTTTCCTAGCGGTTTTTTAGCTGTTTGGTTCGGGGCGTTGCAGGGTATAGTTAGCACGGTGAGTGCGCGTGGTAATGACATTGACCGCGCCATGTTTCCTCCTGGTGATTTCGCTCGTCTGCGGTGGACGTTAGAAAATGCTCAGGTCATTACGGCGGTAAGTGCTGATATGTCTCGCAAAATTCAGCTACTTTGTGGGCGAGATGATGTTTTGGTGTTGAAAAATGCTGTTGATGCGGCGATATTTACACCAGATGCAAACAGGGAGATAACTAAAGAGTCTTTGGGAATTTCTCCAGATGAGGTGGTGTTGGGATTTTGTGGGGAGTTGCGAGAAAAGAAGGGACAGCAGTTTTTGTTGAATGCTTTAACAACCGTTCGTCAACAACGTCCCGCTTGTTTGTTAATTATTGGGGAAGTTAGGGTTTCACAGGAATCTATTTTCCAGCAATATAAAACTCAGCAGCCGGAAAATGCTCACCGGGTGATAGTGACTGGACATCTAGCTCATCCTGAATTAGTTGCAGAATATTTGCAGCTATGCGATATTTATCTACAGCCTTCATTGTGGGAAGGTATGCCCAATGCGTTATTAGAGGCGATGGCTTGCGGTTGTTGCTGTATTGCTAGTGATGCGGGCGGAATTCCTGAAGTAATTTTACATGGTGAGAATGGTTTTATTTTAGGGCGATCGCAGTTGCACAGATTGGGCGAAGCGGTGCTGGAGTGTTTAGCGATGTCTGCCGAGGCTAAAAATTTAGTTAAGCAAGCAGCGCGCGATCGCATTCTTTCCCAATATTCCATAGATCAAGAGAAATTGCAACTTCACGCCTTAATTAACCGTTTAATTCCCAATTCCCCATAA
- a CDS encoding glycosyltransferase: protein MLIDEPRIAYIVFDIVPAPKGAAIHITAFAEALGRSFNNIQLVTVSPTENSIIDEEIFPQVKQTMLAAMGNNLIVRVLGFRQLLKKWLEGRRFEVLQFRSIYEGWEIALNKQKYCDRLIFEVNGLPSIELKYRYPDVADDRELLHKLYSQEQVCLTAADLIITPSGVTSAYLQSRGVASDKIRVIPNGVDLNIFTWRGYNSCDFGSKITLQMIYFGTLSSWQGVNLAVEALALVNRDFPACLTIIGQGRDYQLKALKHLAHKLGVEDKLTILAPTSQRQLVEYIHNSDVILAPLTPNDRNLVQGCCPLKILEGMATGIPVIASDLSVVRELGEHQVHFLLVKPGSAKAIKDAVLQLQNQRELAHQLVINARQQIEKRYTWQHAGAALMTAYGELGIKRLIKA from the coding sequence ATGTTAATAGATGAACCGAGAATAGCTTATATTGTTTTTGATATTGTGCCTGCACCGAAGGGGGCTGCAATTCATATTACCGCTTTTGCTGAGGCTTTAGGGAGAAGTTTTAATAATATTCAATTAGTTACGGTTTCGCCGACGGAAAATAGCATAATTGATGAGGAAATTTTTCCCCAAGTTAAGCAGACGATGTTAGCTGCTATGGGTAACAATTTAATTGTCAGGGTTTTGGGTTTTCGGCAATTGTTGAAAAAATGGTTAGAAGGAAGACGGTTTGAAGTTTTGCAATTTCGCTCGATTTATGAGGGTTGGGAAATTGCGCTGAATAAACAAAAATATTGCGATCGCCTGATTTTTGAAGTGAATGGTTTACCCTCTATAGAGTTAAAATATCGTTATCCTGATGTGGCTGATGATCGGGAGTTATTGCATAAGTTATATTCGCAAGAACAAGTTTGTTTAACAGCAGCCGATTTAATTATCACACCTAGTGGTGTCACAAGTGCATATCTGCAAAGTCGAGGTGTAGCATCTGATAAAATTCGGGTAATTCCTAATGGTGTAGATTTAAATATTTTTACTTGGCGTGGGTATAATTCTTGTGATTTTGGTTCTAAAATCACATTACAAATGATATATTTTGGCACACTTTCTTCTTGGCAAGGTGTGAATTTGGCGGTGGAAGCGTTAGCATTAGTTAACCGCGATTTTCCTGCTTGTTTAACAATCATTGGACAAGGGAGAGACTATCAACTCAAAGCGTTAAAGCATTTGGCGCACAAATTGGGGGTAGAAGACAAATTAACTATCCTCGCGCCCACATCCCAACGACAATTAGTGGAATATATTCATAACTCAGATGTAATTTTGGCACCTTTGACGCCTAATGATCGCAATTTGGTTCAAGGTTGTTGTCCTTTGAAAATTTTAGAAGGAATGGCGACGGGAATACCTGTGATTGCTAGTGATTTATCGGTGGTACGAGAACTGGGGGAGCATCAAGTGCATTTTTTATTAGTGAAACCGGGTTCAGCTAAAGCAATTAAAGACGCAGTTTTGCAGTTGCAAAATCAGCGAGAGTTAGCTCATCAATTGGTCATAAACGCTCGTCAGCAGATTGAAAAACGTTATACTTGGCAACACGCGGGTGCGGCTTTAATGACTGCTTATGGGGAATTGGGAATTAAACGGTTAATTAAGGCGTGA
- a CDS encoding FHA domain-containing protein yields the protein MQIRLSWIDPNTEEIREPLLDTPVAIGSVFQAMPQQNNSQRISRIVIQDDLITDYHALIDWQNQELIILDQNSHSGIEINGVQLSSASLRDGDRLRIGQCEIMINFTPTPWECDRMVGFLFKRPCGRTDTKDCPYCNDSYDNDYAYYSEYGSYSSGDWGSSYYDERDRYSYDPETGNVNFTEADAISLEQESDAEFEQNMGAS from the coding sequence TTGCAGATTCGGTTAAGTTGGATAGACCCTAATACAGAAGAAATTCGGGAACCATTGTTAGATACTCCAGTGGCAATTGGCAGTGTATTTCAAGCCATGCCACAGCAAAATAATAGTCAAAGAATATCCAGAATAGTAATTCAGGATGATTTAATTACAGACTACCATGCTTTGATTGATTGGCAAAACCAAGAGTTAATAATTCTTGACCAAAATAGTCACAGCGGGATAGAGATTAATGGTGTGCAGTTGAGTAGCGCGAGTTTGAGAGATGGCGATCGCCTCCGCATCGGGCAGTGCGAAATCATGATAAACTTTACACCAACACCGTGGGAGTGCGATCGCATGGTAGGCTTTTTGTTCAAACGCCCTTGTGGACGCACCGACACCAAAGACTGTCCCTACTGCAACGATTCCTACGATAACGACTACGCCTATTATTCTGAATATGGTTCTTATAGTTCCGGAGATTGGGGAAGTAGCTATTATGACGAGCGCGATCGCTACTCCTACGACCCAGAAACAGGTAATGTAAACTTTACAGAAGCCGACGCCATCAGTTTAGAACAAGAAAGCGACGCCGAGTTTGAGCAAAATATGGGCGCAAGTTAG
- a CDS encoding FtsW/RodA/SpoVE family cell cycle protein, with amino-acid sequence MANLRRLIPIFDDSVSTWALEARLLRWLTFVWLFVGLVILFSASYPVADARQDDGLYYFKRQIIWVLVSLILFNIIVNFPLRKILSISHWFLILFLLLIFVTLIPGLGRKAFDAARWIAIGPIPIQPSELIKPFLILQSAKLFGQWEKISWRVRFTWLGIFGLVLLGIIAQPNLSTTALCGMTIWLIALGAGIPFKYLGGTALGGVLLAVLSISIKEYQRKRIMSFLNPWADATGDGYQLVQSLLAVGSGGTWGSGFGLSQQKLFYLPIQDTDFIFAVFAEEFGFIGGTVLLILLALFSTLALIVALRAKTPINRLVAIGVMVLMVGQSLLHIGVATGSLPTTGLPLPMFSYGGNSMIASLVSAALLIRVARESNEAEIVQLRSPQPETRRRRRRFF; translated from the coding sequence TTGGCGAATCTCCGGCGCTTAATTCCCATTTTTGATGATTCCGTCTCTACTTGGGCTTTAGAAGCGCGGTTATTGCGTTGGTTAACATTTGTTTGGCTATTTGTCGGCTTAGTCATCTTATTTTCAGCCTCTTATCCTGTCGCTGATGCGCGTCAAGATGATGGACTCTATTACTTCAAACGTCAAATTATTTGGGTTTTAGTTTCTCTAATTTTATTCAACATAATTGTCAATTTTCCCTTGCGGAAAATCTTGAGTATATCCCATTGGTTTTTAATCCTATTCTTATTATTAATTTTCGTCACCCTCATTCCTGGATTAGGTAGAAAAGCCTTCGACGCCGCACGTTGGATCGCCATTGGGCCAATTCCCATTCAACCCTCAGAATTGATTAAACCCTTTTTGATTTTGCAAAGTGCAAAACTTTTTGGTCAGTGGGAAAAAATTAGTTGGCGAGTTCGTTTTACTTGGTTAGGAATTTTCGGATTAGTACTATTAGGAATTATCGCCCAACCTAACTTGAGTACCACAGCTCTTTGTGGTATGACTATTTGGTTAATTGCCTTAGGTGCTGGGATACCTTTTAAATATTTAGGAGGAACCGCACTCGGTGGAGTATTATTAGCAGTCCTGAGTATTAGTATCAAAGAATATCAACGCAAACGGATCATGTCCTTCCTCAATCCTTGGGCTGACGCGACCGGCGATGGCTATCAACTAGTACAAAGTTTGCTAGCAGTCGGTTCTGGTGGAACTTGGGGATCTGGATTTGGACTCTCGCAACAAAAGCTGTTCTATTTACCCATTCAAGACACAGACTTTATCTTTGCGGTATTCGCTGAAGAATTTGGCTTTATTGGTGGTACAGTTTTGCTGATTTTATTAGCCTTATTCTCCACCTTAGCATTAATCGTCGCCCTGAGAGCCAAAACACCAATCAATCGATTAGTAGCCATCGGCGTCATGGTTTTGATGGTAGGACAATCATTATTGCATATCGGCGTCGCCACCGGCTCATTACCCACTACCGGCTTACCCCTACCCATGTTTAGTTATGGCGGTAACTCCATGATTGCTAGCTTAGTTTCTGCAGCGTTGTTGATTCGGGTAGCGCGAGAAAGCAATGAAGCCGAGATAGTGCAATTGCGATCGCCCCAACCAGAAACCAGACGTCGGCGCCGACGGTTTTTTTAG